A single genomic interval of Rosistilla ulvae harbors:
- a CDS encoding FG-GAP-like repeat-containing protein — translation MKSFQTHCGGWSGLALVLMAASFSLPARHALTDTPFRVHTLSSDSEFSAATVIDIDGDGRPDVVSGAFWYQAPDWDRHTLRDVTMIRGRFDDYSNLAMDVDGDDDLDIISVNYRSKSLYWCRNPGPAAMRANLDLRWQQIEIDRPGSSETGRLVDIDGDGHLDILPSGTTFAAWYRLQPVPKAASKAAADAREVVSWQRYDLPAELIGHGVGAGDVNGDGRVDVVGPSGWALAPPDPLTGRWRWQPEFNLANDCGLPILVHDVDSDGDADLIWSRGHNYGIYWTEQVGESESSLQATPGGDLDEVEPLISSRKWITHAIDTRWSCAHTLVLADMDGDGNDDLVAGKRFLGHDGKDPGESDPLQIAWYGFDSGTRTWQKHLASIGGTVAIDLDTVCEDIDGDGDVDILAPSRSGLHWLENTKGEQGNPAAPTQDNEVQKGDSPGRKSQHRDASALPLNPARRAPEAAFDLLRIDAGGGEAQRAETPVAFGPRRQQILAAFESIAGALPGPHRRRDLDVQISSVEPTDKYWRIKLSFASDNVSRVPAYLLVPMHIQQRMPAMLCLHPSDAELGKAEICGLGGEPSRFYAHELAERGFVCLAPDYPNFGEYEFDFAANREAYPSGTIKAVWDNVRVLDLLESLPCVERDRIGVIGHSHGGRSGLFTAALDGRVRAVVTSCGFTALADYRRGDLSGWTVDRYMPAIAGFQSGSALPFDFPELLATIVPRPLFVSAPLRDETFDVAGVRKCEASLKPVVELYRRNEKPGDVRFVYPDNGHEFPKAVREEAYQWLRDVMLGKD, via the coding sequence ATGAAGAGTTTTCAAACGCATTGCGGCGGGTGGAGCGGGCTAGCGCTCGTGTTGATGGCAGCATCGTTTTCGCTTCCCGCGCGTCACGCTTTGACAGACACTCCCTTTCGCGTCCATACGCTCAGTTCTGACAGCGAGTTTAGCGCGGCGACGGTGATTGATATCGACGGCGACGGTCGGCCGGATGTGGTCTCTGGGGCGTTTTGGTATCAAGCTCCCGATTGGGACAGGCACACGCTGCGCGACGTAACGATGATTCGCGGACGCTTTGATGATTATTCCAACTTGGCCATGGACGTCGATGGCGACGACGATTTGGATATCATCAGCGTTAATTATCGTAGCAAGAGCTTGTACTGGTGCCGCAATCCTGGGCCGGCTGCCATGCGGGCAAACCTCGATTTGCGTTGGCAACAAATAGAGATCGATCGACCAGGCAGCAGCGAGACAGGGCGGCTAGTGGATATCGACGGCGATGGGCATTTGGATATCCTGCCCAGCGGAACGACCTTTGCCGCTTGGTATCGTCTACAGCCGGTCCCGAAAGCCGCATCGAAGGCAGCCGCAGACGCTCGCGAAGTGGTGAGTTGGCAGCGATATGATTTGCCCGCCGAGCTAATCGGGCACGGCGTGGGAGCGGGCGATGTGAATGGAGACGGGCGAGTCGACGTGGTTGGCCCCAGCGGCTGGGCCCTGGCTCCACCCGATCCACTCACCGGGCGATGGCGTTGGCAGCCCGAATTCAACCTCGCCAACGACTGCGGTTTACCCATCCTCGTGCATGACGTGGATTCCGATGGTGACGCGGATCTGATCTGGTCGCGAGGCCACAACTACGGGATCTACTGGACCGAACAAGTTGGAGAATCAGAATCTTCGTTGCAGGCGACGCCGGGGGGTGATCTCGATGAGGTGGAACCGCTGATCAGCAGCCGCAAGTGGATAACGCATGCGATTGATACGCGTTGGTCCTGTGCCCACACCCTGGTACTGGCGGACATGGACGGCGATGGAAACGACGACTTGGTCGCTGGTAAGCGGTTCCTAGGTCACGATGGGAAAGATCCAGGCGAGAGTGATCCATTGCAAATCGCCTGGTACGGCTTTGATTCCGGCACGCGAACTTGGCAAAAACATCTCGCGAGCATCGGGGGAACCGTTGCCATTGACTTGGACACTGTCTGCGAGGATATCGATGGAGATGGGGACGTCGACATCCTGGCCCCTAGTCGCAGTGGCCTGCATTGGTTGGAGAACACGAAGGGAGAGCAGGGAAATCCCGCCGCCCCGACGCAAGACAACGAGGTTCAAAAGGGCGATTCGCCCGGTCGCAAAAGCCAGCATCGGGATGCGAGCGCACTACCACTCAACCCCGCGAGGCGGGCTCCGGAAGCGGCGTTCGATTTGTTGCGGATCGATGCCGGCGGTGGAGAAGCGCAGCGGGCGGAAACGCCTGTCGCGTTTGGACCTCGCCGTCAGCAGATCCTTGCCGCGTTTGAATCGATCGCCGGCGCGTTGCCCGGCCCACACCGACGCCGGGATTTGGATGTCCAAATCTCCAGCGTCGAACCCACGGATAAATACTGGAGGATCAAGCTGTCTTTCGCTAGCGACAATGTCAGTCGCGTTCCGGCGTATCTTCTTGTCCCGATGCACATCCAGCAGCGGATGCCAGCGATGCTGTGCCTGCATCCCTCCGACGCGGAACTTGGCAAGGCAGAGATTTGTGGGCTGGGTGGAGAGCCAAGTCGGTTCTATGCGCATGAATTGGCCGAGCGTGGGTTCGTGTGCCTTGCACCAGATTATCCAAATTTCGGGGAATACGAATTTGATTTCGCAGCGAATCGTGAAGCGTACCCAAGCGGAACGATCAAAGCGGTGTGGGACAACGTCCGGGTACTCGATTTGCTCGAAAGCTTGCCCTGCGTGGAACGCGATCGAATTGGCGTTATCGGGCATTCACATGGGGGACGCAGCGGATTGTTCACCGCGGCGCTCGATGGCCGTGTGCGGGCAGTCGTCACCAGTTGCGGCTTCACCGCTCTGGCAGACTACCGCCGCGGCGACTTAAGTGGTTGGACAGTCGACCGTTATATGCCAGCCATCGCTGGTTTCCAAAGTGGTTCTGCGCTGCCGTTCGATTTCCCGGAGCTGTTGGCCACCATTGTGCCACGCCCCTTGTTTGTTTCGGCCCCGTTGAGAGACGAGACTTTTGATGTCGCTGGCGTGCGTAAGTGTGAGGCGAGTTTGAAACCGGTCGTGGAACTGTATCGCCGGAATGAAAAGCCGGGTGATGTGCGGTTCGTCTATCCGGACAATGGGCACGAATTCCCAAAGGCCGTGCGTGAAGAAGCCTATCAATGGCTCCGCGACGTAATGCTTGGCAAGGATTAA
- a CDS encoding PQQ-binding-like beta-propeller repeat protein: MKKIVWSIVTVFVVASSVVAEDWPQWRGQARDGKSSETGLFGNWGSDGPPAVWTAEGLGEGYASVSVVDGTIYSTGNFEDGQAVVAIDAASGKRLWKQSVTKTQPKHGYEGSRSTPSVDGDRLYIVSSDGAIVCLNRGDGSIRWQREFSDWKGKMMSGWGFSESPLIDGDRVLCTPGGPQGLVVALNKNSGDEIWASQLEAGDDDSLKNGAGYSSIMISQGGGLKQYVQLVGRGLVGIRASDGKQMWRYARVGNTTANIPTPLVDGDYVFTSTGYGTGSALLKLTADGSGGAKAEEVYWLEANELQNKHGGMILVDGYIYCGTGNGNGLPICVNMKTGENAWGPERGEGKGETSLVYADGHLVMRRDDGTVILVRANPKKMDVVSSFKPEFQQGKSWAHPVISGGRLYLREQDKLMSFDVGKQ, encoded by the coding sequence ATGAAAAAAATCGTCTGGTCAATTGTTACCGTGTTTGTGGTCGCAAGCAGTGTTGTTGCCGAGGATTGGCCGCAGTGGCGCGGGCAAGCACGCGACGGCAAGAGTTCCGAAACCGGCCTGTTTGGGAACTGGGGTTCCGACGGGCCGCCAGCGGTTTGGACGGCTGAAGGACTGGGAGAAGGCTATGCCAGCGTTTCGGTTGTCGACGGAACGATCTATTCCACCGGTAATTTCGAAGACGGACAAGCGGTTGTTGCGATCGACGCCGCCAGCGGCAAGCGGCTGTGGAAACAAAGCGTTACCAAAACGCAGCCCAAGCATGGTTATGAGGGGAGCCGATCGACACCGTCGGTCGACGGAGACCGCTTATACATCGTCAGCAGCGACGGCGCGATCGTCTGCCTGAACCGTGGCGATGGGTCGATCCGCTGGCAACGCGAATTCAGCGACTGGAAAGGGAAGATGATGAGCGGCTGGGGGTTCAGCGAATCGCCATTGATCGACGGCGACCGCGTCCTCTGCACTCCCGGCGGACCACAGGGTCTCGTCGTGGCGTTGAACAAAAACAGTGGTGACGAAATCTGGGCTTCCCAGCTGGAGGCTGGCGACGACGATTCCTTGAAAAATGGGGCCGGATACTCGTCGATCATGATCAGCCAAGGTGGCGGACTGAAACAATACGTTCAATTGGTCGGTCGCGGTTTGGTCGGAATCCGAGCCAGCGACGGAAAACAAATGTGGCGATACGCGCGTGTCGGAAACACCACCGCCAACATTCCGACCCCGTTGGTCGATGGCGATTACGTTTTCACCAGCACAGGTTATGGGACCGGTTCGGCCCTTTTGAAACTGACCGCCGATGGATCTGGCGGCGCTAAGGCCGAGGAAGTTTATTGGTTGGAAGCCAATGAACTGCAGAACAAACATGGCGGGATGATTCTGGTCGATGGCTACATTTATTGCGGCACTGGGAATGGCAACGGCTTGCCAATCTGCGTCAACATGAAGACGGGCGAAAACGCATGGGGACCGGAACGTGGCGAAGGCAAAGGAGAAACGAGCCTTGTCTACGCCGACGGACACCTGGTGATGCGACGCGATGACGGGACGGTGATCTTGGTGCGTGCGAATCCTAAAAAAATGGATGTCGTTTCGTCGTTCAAACCCGAGTTCCAACAGGGCAAGAGCTGGGCGCATCCCGTGATCAGTGGTGGCCGGTTGTACTTGCGAGAGCAAGACAAACTGATGAGCTTTGACGTTGGTAAACAATAG